In one window of Dehalococcoidia bacterium DNA:
- a CDS encoding methyltransferase, whose amino-acid sequence MNLFDADNLEGAAALLELNWQFRASRVLMAAHQLGIFEALREPKKPMEVAEQCGTDVAMTEKLLIACCALGVAGRDNDHFVLTQLAVDTLLPESLRYLGGVLDHNETLWWASTGLPDIIRTGDRGAAPKPPEAFISRWHEHWIWAMHGYAANGVGQWVARQLDLSDRSLLLDVGGGPGTYSIALCQRFPKLRAVVWDLSQTIAIAQQVIERFHMEDRIAVKEGDWNRDEFGTGYDCLLMSNTMHGPGFQAEERLNQGMRALVKGGMLIVNDFLLDNDKSGPLPAALFNLMIGAYTVHELIAVIRSVGFVDVSLIASNAQRGSGIVTAIRP is encoded by the coding sequence GTGAACTTGTTTGATGCTGATAATTTAGAGGGAGCAGCGGCGCTACTGGAACTCAACTGGCAATTTCGGGCATCCCGAGTTTTGATGGCAGCTCATCAGCTTGGCATCTTTGAAGCACTTCGGGAACCCAAAAAGCCCATGGAGGTGGCAGAACAGTGCGGAACGGACGTGGCTATGACCGAGAAGTTGCTCATCGCTTGCTGCGCCCTTGGTGTTGCGGGGCGGGATAACGATCATTTCGTGCTGACGCAGTTGGCAGTGGATACACTGTTGCCCGAAAGCCTGCGCTATCTCGGCGGTGTTCTCGATCACAACGAAACACTGTGGTGGGCCAGTACGGGGCTTCCCGATATAATACGCACGGGGGATCGCGGAGCAGCACCAAAGCCACCTGAAGCTTTCATATCCCGCTGGCACGAGCACTGGATCTGGGCCATGCACGGCTATGCTGCCAATGGTGTAGGACAGTGGGTAGCGAGACAATTAGACTTAAGTGACCGAAGTTTATTGCTGGATGTCGGTGGTGGTCCGGGTACGTATAGCATCGCCCTGTGCCAACGCTTCCCCAAGCTAAGGGCTGTCGTATGGGATTTGTCACAAACCATTGCCATTGCCCAGCAGGTGATTGAGCGGTTCCATATGGAAGACCGTATCGCCGTGAAGGAAGGTGACTGGAATCGTGACGAGTTCGGCACTGGATATGATTGTCTACTAATGTCCAACACCATGCATGGACCAGGCTTTCAAGCAGAGGAAAGGCTGAATCAGGGAATGCGTGCGCTGGTAAAAGGCGGAATGCTCATCGTAAATGACTTCTTGTTAGACAATGATAAAAGCGGGCCTTTACCTGCGGCGCTCTTCAACTTGATGATCGGTGCCTATACTGTGCATGAGCTGATTGCTGTCATTCGCTCGGTCGGCTTTGTGGACGTGTCTCTTATTGCCTCCAACGCCCAGAGAGGGAGCGGTATTGTCACAGCAATCCGTCCGTAA
- a CDS encoding 4Fe-4S binding protein has product MTTASQIYRDLQKHLDELPIGYPPTKSGVEIRILKHLFTPEEAEIATQLPMIPEPLNDIYQKMAKIGISIQELEQILDRMVHKGTILTRKKDDKKYYGNAMLAVGIFELQVERLTKGFTEDMLQYLDEAFGQEVYRTKIPQLRTIPIEKSIPREYHVSSYDNVRQIVDSIDGQIAVANCVCRQAKDLIGESCRHTDLRETCLIFGRAAEHHLNLGLARSITKDEAFDILNKAEEAGLVLQPENSQRPHYICCCCGDCCAILTTVKKLPCPAEFYATNYYSVVDPDLCNGCETCLDICQLDALEMVNDVATVNRDRCIGCGNCVATCTSNALQLHKKEQESLPPVNTKTLYMNIMSRK; this is encoded by the coding sequence ATGACCACGGCGAGTCAGATCTATCGAGATTTGCAAAAGCATCTAGACGAGTTGCCCATCGGTTACCCGCCGACGAAATCGGGTGTTGAAATCCGCATATTGAAACACCTCTTCACTCCAGAAGAGGCAGAAATAGCAACACAACTTCCTATGATACCGGAACCCCTAAATGACATTTACCAAAAAATGGCAAAAATCGGAATTTCTATCCAAGAACTGGAACAGATACTGGACCGCATGGTCCATAAGGGGACCATTCTAACTAGAAAAAAGGATGATAAGAAATACTATGGAAATGCGATGCTCGCTGTAGGAATATTCGAACTACAGGTGGAGCGACTCACCAAGGGTTTCACCGAAGACATGCTGCAGTATCTCGATGAAGCATTTGGCCAGGAAGTGTACCGTACCAAGATTCCCCAGTTGCGCACCATCCCCATCGAGAAAAGCATTCCCCGAGAGTATCACGTCAGCAGCTATGACAACGTAAGACAAATTGTCGATAGCATCGATGGTCAAATTGCAGTAGCTAACTGCGTTTGCCGCCAGGCCAAGGATCTCATTGGTGAAAGCTGCCGTCATACCGACCTTCGTGAGACATGTTTAATATTTGGTCGTGCAGCCGAGCACCACCTCAACCTGGGCCTTGCACGCTCTATCACCAAAGATGAAGCCTTCGATATTTTGAACAAAGCAGAAGAAGCGGGGTTAGTCCTGCAGCCGGAGAACTCACAGCGTCCGCATTATATTTGCTGCTGCTGCGGTGATTGCTGTGCAATCCTGACCACGGTTAAAAAACTCCCCTGCCCGGCAGAGTTCTATGCAACCAACTACTATTCTGTCGTGGACCCCGACCTGTGCAACGGTTGTGAGACCTGTTTGGATATATGCCAGTTAGATGCCCTGGAAATGGTAAATGACGTTGCTACAGTCAACCGTGACCGTTGCATCGGCTGTGGGAACTGTGTGGCAACTTGCACATCGAATGCTCTCCAGTTACACAAGAAAGAGCAGGAATCGTTGCCTCCAGTAAATACCAAAACCCTGTACATGAATATCATGTCCAGAAAATGA